In Nitrospirota bacterium, one DNA window encodes the following:
- the smpB gene encoding SsrA-binding protein SmpB translates to MEKVVSTNRKAYHDYFIEDTYEAGMMLTGTEVKSLREGKANLKDSYVLIKGGEAFLLNCHISPYSHGNILNHDPLRTRKLLLHRKEIEKLWGKLTQKGYTLVPLKIYFKDSRAKVEIALARGKRQYEKREAIKEREAKREMDRARRARG, encoded by the coding sequence ATGGAAAAAGTTGTTTCCACCAATAGAAAGGCATATCACGACTATTTTATAGAAGACACCTATGAGGCAGGAATGATGCTCACAGGCACAGAAGTCAAATCCCTGAGAGAGGGCAAGGCAAATCTGAAAGACAGTTATGTGCTCATAAAAGGGGGCGAGGCATTTTTGCTCAACTGCCATATAAGCCCTTACAGCCACGGCAATATTTTAAACCATGACCCGCTCAGGACAAGAAAACTCCTGCTTCACAGAAAAGAAATTGAAAAATTATGGGGAAAATTAACTCAAAAAGGATATACACTCGTGCCCCTGAAGATATATTTTAAGGACAGCAGGGCAAAAGTCGAGATTGCCCTCGCCAGAGGCAAAAGACAGTATGAAAAGAGGGAGGCAATAAAAGAGAGAGAGGCTAAAAGAGAAATGGATAGAGCACGCAGGGCAAGAGGCTAA